A stretch of the Halococcus hamelinensis 100A6 genome encodes the following:
- a CDS encoding DUF7319 domain-containing protein: MADSRPPSAGGADDPGEADVRAGDDADEELRQQVAERYDFDSFGPNDMARMSQAEWEAAFDAETWITGEGLLRRVEADLRSRIADRDVFARLERVDDGLLAYSDEGYAVVHPDGSVEGRGTVLRDVKPTVALCSMHDYEIPTPPPDGALLPDPEDVSEGTGELGNRMLQVVAAAQFLTGVGLVLAWVIVPVETIFAPVAGIVFVGLSLLLFLQVANARLSDRFRSEEYRNRLRAVGSDERPEFLPARYREPASKDDEDGDGDDGPGRPAGADDPRTDPGNRGEEADDSVPSA, translated from the coding sequence ATGGCCGACTCCCGACCACCGTCTGCGGGCGGGGCCGACGACCCGGGCGAGGCCGACGTTCGTGCCGGCGACGATGCCGACGAGGAGCTCCGCCAGCAGGTCGCCGAGCGCTACGACTTCGATTCGTTCGGGCCGAACGACATGGCCCGGATGAGCCAGGCGGAGTGGGAGGCGGCCTTCGACGCCGAGACGTGGATCACCGGCGAGGGGCTCCTCCGCCGGGTCGAGGCCGACCTCCGGAGCCGGATCGCCGACCGGGACGTCTTCGCCCGGCTCGAACGCGTCGACGACGGACTGCTCGCGTACTCCGACGAGGGCTACGCGGTGGTCCATCCCGACGGGAGCGTCGAGGGGCGGGGCACGGTACTCAGAGACGTAAAACCCACCGTCGCGCTGTGTTCGATGCACGATTACGAGATCCCGACACCGCCGCCGGACGGGGCGCTGCTCCCCGACCCCGAGGACGTCTCCGAGGGAACCGGCGAACTCGGCAACCGAATGTTGCAGGTCGTGGCCGCCGCTCAGTTCCTCACGGGCGTGGGGCTCGTTCTCGCGTGGGTGATAGTCCCGGTAGAGACCATCTTCGCCCCGGTGGCCGGGATCGTCTTCGTCGGGCTCTCCCTCCTGCTCTTCCTCCAGGTCGCGAACGCGCGGCTCTCGGACCGGTTCCGGTCGGAGGAGTACCGCAACCGGCTCCGCGCGGTCGGCTCGGACGAACGCCCCGAGTTCCTCCCGGCGCGGTACCGCGAGCCGGCTTCGAAGGACGACGAGGACGGAGACGGCGACGACGGTCCCGGTCGGCCTGCGGGGGCCGACGACCCGCGTACCGACCCCGGAAATCGTGGCGAGGAAGCCGACGACTCGGTCCCGTCAGCGTAG
- a CDS encoding DUF7321 family protein, translating to MLGLTDAAMATVAAVAVTVSFPCFLYGAWIMLEAEAVTWGVLTYHLKFIAVGLTLTTVPLVGWMLPRLGDQLGGASALHAFLGLQAYAMLAFGFTGIVRIFRAKREHNLYHDYDEDVLLSEIGSERMDHWRGRLRVGVFGYVLFWLLAYLVGIARYALRYL from the coding sequence ATGCTGGGGCTGACCGACGCGGCGATGGCGACGGTCGCCGCGGTCGCGGTCACGGTCAGCTTCCCGTGTTTTCTCTACGGCGCGTGGATCATGCTCGAAGCCGAAGCCGTCACCTGGGGCGTGCTCACCTACCACCTGAAGTTCATCGCCGTCGGGCTCACGCTCACCACGGTGCCGCTGGTGGGCTGGATGCTCCCCCGCCTCGGCGACCAGCTCGGCGGCGCGTCGGCGCTCCACGCCTTCCTCGGGCTCCAGGCCTACGCGATGCTGGCGTTCGGGTTCACGGGTATCGTCCGGATCTTCCGGGCGAAGCGCGAGCACAACCTCTATCACGACTACGACGAGGACGTCCTCCTCTCGGAGATCGGCTCCGAACGGATGGACCACTGGCGGGGTCGGCTCCGGGTCGGGGTCTTCGGCTACGTCCTGTTCTGGCTGCTGGCCTACCTCGTCGGTATCGCACGCTACGCGCTCCGATACCTCTGA
- a CDS encoding DJ-1/PfpI family protein — translation MDASTIESVAVVLYDGFDELDAIAPYEVFATAADHGAAFDVSLRTLESVERVTASHGTVVEPDGSLDGLDPDLVVVPGGGWNDRADRGAWAQSQGALPEKLVHRHRDGTTIAAVCTGGMILAAAGLLDGRPATTHHGALADLRDTDAAVVDARVVDAGDVLTAGGITSGLDLALWLVEREASADIAEAVADELEYERSGEVHRSA, via the coding sequence ATGGACGCATCCACGATCGAATCGGTCGCCGTCGTGCTCTACGACGGCTTCGACGAACTCGACGCCATCGCCCCCTACGAAGTGTTCGCCACCGCCGCCGACCACGGGGCCGCGTTCGACGTCTCGCTGCGAACCCTCGAATCGGTCGAGCGCGTGACCGCGAGCCACGGGACCGTCGTCGAACCCGACGGCAGCCTCGACGGACTCGACCCCGACCTCGTGGTGGTACCCGGCGGCGGCTGGAACGACCGCGCGGACCGCGGCGCGTGGGCCCAATCCCAGGGAGCGCTCCCCGAGAAACTCGTCCACAGACACCGCGACGGCACGACGATAGCCGCGGTCTGCACGGGCGGGATGATCCTCGCCGCCGCCGGCCTGCTCGACGGCCGCCCAGCGACGACCCATCACGGCGCGCTTGCGGACCTCCGCGACACCGACGCGGCGGTGGTCGACGCCCGTGTGGTCGATGCGGGCGACGTGCTCACCGCGGGCGGGATCACGTCGGGACTCGACCTCGCGCTCTGGCTGGTCGAGCGGGAGGCGAGCGCTGACATCGCGGAGGCCGTCGCTGACGAACTCGAGTACGAGCGCTCCGGCGAGGTACACCGGTCGGCGTAG
- a CDS encoding plastocyanin/azurin family copper-binding protein — protein sequence MNRRDFLVATSAVAGGSAAATGTAAAQQSGGNASGGGGGGSETVAVGSGSGLSFDPEELTIAPGTTVTWEWTGQGGAHNVVADDGAFNSGPPEDGDDITFSHTFPEAGEFPYHCAPHEGVGMVGTVIVQEGGSSASAAATEVDPEEMGVPIQAHFVGIATLLMMAVSLVYTFFVVKYGESPNAKRGS from the coding sequence ATGAATAGGCGGGATTTCCTGGTGGCAACGAGCGCCGTCGCGGGCGGGTCAGCCGCGGCCACCGGAACCGCCGCCGCCCAACAGAGCGGCGGCAACGCGAGCGGGGGTGGCGGCGGTGGCTCGGAGACGGTGGCGGTTGGCTCGGGTTCGGGGCTGTCGTTCGACCCCGAAGAGCTTACGATCGCACCTGGAACCACCGTCACCTGGGAGTGGACCGGCCAGGGTGGCGCACACAACGTCGTCGCCGACGACGGCGCGTTCAACTCCGGCCCTCCCGAGGACGGCGACGACATCACCTTCAGCCACACCTTCCCGGAGGCCGGCGAGTTCCCCTACCACTGTGCGCCCCACGAGGGGGTCGGCATGGTCGGTACCGTCATCGTCCAAGAGGGGGGTTCGAGCGCCAGCGCGGCCGCGACCGAGGTCGACCCCGAGGAGATGGGGGTGCCGATCCAGGCTCACTTCGTCGGCATCGCGACCCTGCTGATGATGGCGGTCTCGCTCGTCTACACCTTCTTCGTCGTGAAGTACGGCGAATCACCCAACGCGAAGCGGGGGAGCTGA
- a CDS encoding DUF7318 family protein has protein sequence MSSSGSSYGDIHRYEPARESTAAAIAIVLLTLVEVVFVGLFAYGLINAWGTIELGNMFLGGVLAVVFIDLAFILLLYRKEFLPDVMIVKKRRRKWEDLYIREDQVDGVGATSEGMAESIKRAIHPYYKR, from the coding sequence ATGTCCTCCTCCGGAAGCTCCTACGGCGACATCCATCGTTACGAACCCGCCCGCGAGAGCACCGCGGCCGCGATCGCGATCGTCCTGCTGACGCTGGTCGAAGTGGTTTTCGTCGGCCTGTTCGCCTACGGGCTGATCAACGCCTGGGGCACCATCGAGCTCGGCAACATGTTCCTCGGTGGGGTCCTCGCGGTGGTGTTCATCGACCTCGCGTTCATCCTCCTGCTCTACCGCAAGGAGTTCCTCCCCGACGTGATGATCGTGAAGAAACGCCGGCGCAAGTGGGAGGACCTCTACATCCGCGAGGACCAGGTCGACGGGGTCGGCGCGACCTCCGAAGGGATGGCCGAGAGCATCAAGCGCGCGATCCACCCCTACTACAAGCGATAA
- the nth gene encoding endonuclease III, whose amino-acid sequence MGTPLDSREAQATAVLDRLEAEYPDTTISLDFSTRFELLVAVILSAQCTDERVNETTETLFETYPSPEAFANAPQDELAEALNSITYYNNKASYIRESAQLVVDEHDGEVPDTMGDLTELPGVGRKTANVVLQHAHDVVEGVVVDTHVQRLSRRLGLTEEHRPETIERELMELFPEERWQASTHLFISHGRETCTARNPDCEDCVLEAICPSSKLDSAVDLASGEAW is encoded by the coding sequence ATGGGAACCCCGCTCGACTCCCGCGAGGCCCAGGCCACGGCGGTGCTCGACCGGCTCGAAGCCGAGTACCCCGACACTACCATCTCGCTCGACTTCTCGACCCGGTTCGAACTCCTCGTCGCGGTGATCCTCTCGGCGCAGTGTACCGACGAGCGGGTGAACGAGACCACCGAGACGCTCTTCGAGACCTACCCCTCGCCCGAGGCCTTCGCGAACGCGCCCCAGGACGAACTCGCCGAGGCACTGAACTCCATTACGTACTACAACAACAAGGCGAGCTACATCCGCGAGTCCGCCCAGCTGGTCGTCGACGAACACGATGGCGAGGTGCCCGACACGATGGGCGACCTCACCGAGCTCCCGGGAGTGGGTCGCAAGACCGCGAACGTCGTGCTCCAGCACGCCCACGACGTCGTCGAGGGTGTCGTGGTCGACACCCACGTCCAGCGCCTCTCGCGCCGGCTCGGCCTCACCGAGGAGCACCGCCCCGAAACGATCGAACGCGAACTCATGGAGCTGTTCCCCGAGGAACGCTGGCAGGCCTCGACACACCTGTTCATCAGCCACGGCCGCGAGACCTGCACCGCGCGAAACCCCGACTGTGAGGACTGCGTGCTCGAAGCCATCTGTCCCTCCTCGAAACTCGATTCGGCCGTCGACCTCGCGAGCGGCGAGGCGTGGTGA